The DNA sequence TCACCCGCCCGGCGGTCGAGGCCGGTGAGCGGCTCGGCTATCTGCCCGGCACGCTGCACGAGAAGATCGACCCGTACCTCCGGCCGCTGTACGACTCGCTCCACGACATGATGGACCCCGAGGCGATCCCCAAGCTCATGGCCGCGGGGGTGATCGAGGTGGCACCGCTGGCCTACATGCGCGGGCGCACCCTCAACGACGCGTTCATCATCCTCGACGAGGCGCAGAACACCACCCCCGAGCAGATGAAGATGTTCCTCACGCGCCTCGGGTTCGGCTCGAAGATCGTGGTGACGGGGGACATCACCCAGATCGACCTCCCGGGCGGGCGGCGTTCCGGCCTCAAGGTGGTGCGCGACATCCTCAAGGGGGTCCCCGACATCCACTTCTCCGAGCTCACCTCCGCCGACGTCGTGCGGCACGCGCTGGTGGCCCGGATCGTCGACGCCTACGCCAAGCACGAGGAGCGCCTCGAACGGGGCGAGGACCCCACGACCGGACACAGGAACAGGGAGCACCGCCGCAGATGAGCATCGAGGTCGCCAACGAGTCGGGGGTGGAGGTCGACGAGGCAGAGCTCATCGACGTCGCCGCGTTCGTGATCGCCCGGATGGACGTGCACCCGGCCGCCGAACTGTCGGTCACGCTCGTGGACAAGGACACCATGGCCGATCTCCACGTGACGTGGATGAACCTCCCGGGTCCCACCGACGTCATGAGCTTCCCCATGGACGAGCTCTCCCCGGGCGGGCGCCCCGACCTGCCCGACCCCGGGCCGGCGATGCTCGGGGACATCGTGTTGTGTCCGGCGTTCGCCGCCGACCAGGCCGCCAGCTCCGGGCATCCGCTCGCGCACGAGCTCGCGCTGCTGACCGTGCACGGGTGCCTGCACCTGCTCGGGTAC is a window from the Dietzia sp. JS16-p6b genome containing:
- the ybeY gene encoding rRNA maturation RNase YbeY gives rise to the protein MSIEVANESGVEVDEAELIDVAAFVIARMDVHPAAELSVTLVDKDTMADLHVTWMNLPGPTDVMSFPMDELSPGGRPDLPDPGPAMLGDIVLCPAFAADQAASSGHPLAHELALLTVHGCLHLLGYDHAEPAEEREMFGLQNELLGEWYDHRDASQDDAPRADA